Proteins found in one Vicia villosa cultivar HV-30 ecotype Madison, WI unplaced genomic scaffold, Vvil1.0 ctg.002996F_1_1, whole genome shotgun sequence genomic segment:
- the LOC131640188 gene encoding KH domain-containing protein At1g09660/At1g09670-like isoform X3, translated as MGERIPSGNGNGNGNGSYFQFPPPGPSPVRSSDHRERFLAELLAERQKLGPFLQVLPQCTRLLTQEIRRISGCNQGFPEHERFEQDSPFRPLGQHPNSRPMDMEGWPAVPREDNGNIQRMGPFQAPPVGWHGAQGIPTTPVVKRVIRLDVPVDKYPNQYNFVGRILGPRGNSLKRVEAMTKCRVYIRGCGSVKDSIKEEKLKDKPGYEHLNEPLHLLVEAEFPEDIINSRLDHAVAVLENLLKPVDESLDHYKKQQLRELAMLNGTLREESPSMSPSMSPSMSPFNSNGMKRAKTGR; from the exons ATGGGAGAGAGGATCCCATCTGGGAACGGAAATGGGAATGGGAATGGAAGTTATTTTCAGTTCCCTCCTCCCGGTCCTTCTCCTGTCCGGTCTTCCGATCATCGTGAAAG ATTTTTGGCTGAATTATTGGCGGAGAGGCAGAAATTGGGACCCTTTTTGCAAGTTCTCCCACAATGTACCAGGCTCTTGACTCAAG AAATCAGACGGATATCCGGATGTAATCAAGGTTTTCCGGAACATGAAAGATTTGAGCAAGACAGTCCATTCAGGCCATTAGGTCAACATCCAAATAGTAGGCCAATGGATATGGAGGGATGGCCTGCTGTACCTAGAGAG GACAATGGAAATATCCAAAGAATGGGACCATTTCAAGCACCACCAGTGGGTTGGCATGGGGCACAAGGAATTCCGACGACTCCTGTAGTGAAGAGAGTTATCAGGCTTGACGTCCCTGTTGACAAATATCCAAAT CAGTATAATTTTGTTGGTCGGATTCTGGGACCTCGCGGGAACTCATTAAAAAGAGTGGAAGCGATGACAAAGTGTAGGGTTTACATCAGAGGCTGCGGCTCTGTGAAGGATTCTATTAAG gaAGAGAAGCTTAAAGATAAACCCGGGTATGAGCACCTTAACGAGCCATTGCACTTGTTGGTGGAGGCAGAGTTTCCCGAGGATATAATCAATTCACGCTTGGACCATGCTGTTGCAGTACTAGAAAATCTTTTGAAGCCCGTG GATGAATCACTTGATCACTATAAGAAGCAGCAATTGCGGGAGCTAGCTATGCTTAATGGTACTCTGAGGGAAGAAAGTCCCAGTATGAGCCCGAGTATGAGTCCGAGTATGTCACCTTTCAATAGTAATGGAATGAAACGTGCCAAGACAGGAAGATGA
- the LOC131640188 gene encoding KH domain-containing protein At1g09660/At1g09670-like isoform X1, producing the protein MGERIPSGNGNGNGNGSYFQFPPPGPSPVRSSDHRERFLAELLAERQKLGPFLQVLPQCTRLLTQEIRRISGCNQGFPEHERFEQDSPFRPLGQHPNSRPMDMEGWPAVPREFYMQDNGNIQRMGPFQAPPVGWHGAQGIPTTPVVKRVIRLDVPVDKYPNQYNFVGRILGPRGNSLKRVEAMTKCRVYIRGCGSVKDSIKEEKLKDKPGYEHLNEPLHLLVEAEFPEDIINSRLDHAVAVLENLLKPVDESLDHYKKQQLRELAMLNGTLREESPSMSPSMSPSMSPFNSNGMKRAKTGR; encoded by the exons ATGGGAGAGAGGATCCCATCTGGGAACGGAAATGGGAATGGGAATGGAAGTTATTTTCAGTTCCCTCCTCCCGGTCCTTCTCCTGTCCGGTCTTCCGATCATCGTGAAAG ATTTTTGGCTGAATTATTGGCGGAGAGGCAGAAATTGGGACCCTTTTTGCAAGTTCTCCCACAATGTACCAGGCTCTTGACTCAAG AAATCAGACGGATATCCGGATGTAATCAAGGTTTTCCGGAACATGAAAGATTTGAGCAAGACAGTCCATTCAGGCCATTAGGTCAACATCCAAATAGTAGGCCAATGGATATGGAGGGATGGCCTGCTGTACCTAGAGAG TTCTACATGCAGGACAATGGAAATATCCAAAGAATGGGACCATTTCAAGCACCACCAGTGGGTTGGCATGGGGCACAAGGAATTCCGACGACTCCTGTAGTGAAGAGAGTTATCAGGCTTGACGTCCCTGTTGACAAATATCCAAAT CAGTATAATTTTGTTGGTCGGATTCTGGGACCTCGCGGGAACTCATTAAAAAGAGTGGAAGCGATGACAAAGTGTAGGGTTTACATCAGAGGCTGCGGCTCTGTGAAGGATTCTATTAAG gaAGAGAAGCTTAAAGATAAACCCGGGTATGAGCACCTTAACGAGCCATTGCACTTGTTGGTGGAGGCAGAGTTTCCCGAGGATATAATCAATTCACGCTTGGACCATGCTGTTGCAGTACTAGAAAATCTTTTGAAGCCCGTG GATGAATCACTTGATCACTATAAGAAGCAGCAATTGCGGGAGCTAGCTATGCTTAATGGTACTCTGAGGGAAGAAAGTCCCAGTATGAGCCCGAGTATGAGTCCGAGTATGTCACCTTTCAATAGTAATGGAATGAAACGTGCCAAGACAGGAAGATGA
- the LOC131640188 gene encoding KH domain-containing protein At1g09660/At1g09670-like isoform X4 — translation MGERIPSGNGNGNGNGSYFQFPPPGPSPVRSSDHRERFLAELLAERQKLGPFLQVLPQCTRLLTQEIRRISGCNQGFPEHERFEQDSPFRPLGQHPNSRPMDMEGWPAVPREDNGNIQRMGPFQAPPVGWHGAQGIPTTPVVKRVIRLDVPVDKYPNYNFVGRILGPRGNSLKRVEAMTKCRVYIRGCGSVKDSIKEEKLKDKPGYEHLNEPLHLLVEAEFPEDIINSRLDHAVAVLENLLKPVDESLDHYKKQQLRELAMLNGTLREESPSMSPSMSPSMSPFNSNGMKRAKTGR, via the exons ATGGGAGAGAGGATCCCATCTGGGAACGGAAATGGGAATGGGAATGGAAGTTATTTTCAGTTCCCTCCTCCCGGTCCTTCTCCTGTCCGGTCTTCCGATCATCGTGAAAG ATTTTTGGCTGAATTATTGGCGGAGAGGCAGAAATTGGGACCCTTTTTGCAAGTTCTCCCACAATGTACCAGGCTCTTGACTCAAG AAATCAGACGGATATCCGGATGTAATCAAGGTTTTCCGGAACATGAAAGATTTGAGCAAGACAGTCCATTCAGGCCATTAGGTCAACATCCAAATAGTAGGCCAATGGATATGGAGGGATGGCCTGCTGTACCTAGAGAG GACAATGGAAATATCCAAAGAATGGGACCATTTCAAGCACCACCAGTGGGTTGGCATGGGGCACAAGGAATTCCGACGACTCCTGTAGTGAAGAGAGTTATCAGGCTTGACGTCCCTGTTGACAAATATCCAAAT TATAATTTTGTTGGTCGGATTCTGGGACCTCGCGGGAACTCATTAAAAAGAGTGGAAGCGATGACAAAGTGTAGGGTTTACATCAGAGGCTGCGGCTCTGTGAAGGATTCTATTAAG gaAGAGAAGCTTAAAGATAAACCCGGGTATGAGCACCTTAACGAGCCATTGCACTTGTTGGTGGAGGCAGAGTTTCCCGAGGATATAATCAATTCACGCTTGGACCATGCTGTTGCAGTACTAGAAAATCTTTTGAAGCCCGTG GATGAATCACTTGATCACTATAAGAAGCAGCAATTGCGGGAGCTAGCTATGCTTAATGGTACTCTGAGGGAAGAAAGTCCCAGTATGAGCCCGAGTATGAGTCCGAGTATGTCACCTTTCAATAGTAATGGAATGAAACGTGCCAAGACAGGAAGATGA
- the LOC131640188 gene encoding KH domain-containing protein At1g09660/At1g09670-like isoform X2: MGERIPSGNGNGNGNGSYFQFPPPGPSPVRSSDHRERFLAELLAERQKLGPFLQVLPQCTRLLTQEIRRISGCNQGFPEHERFEQDSPFRPLGQHPNSRPMDMEGWPAVPREFYMQDNGNIQRMGPFQAPPVGWHGAQGIPTTPVVKRVIRLDVPVDKYPNYNFVGRILGPRGNSLKRVEAMTKCRVYIRGCGSVKDSIKEEKLKDKPGYEHLNEPLHLLVEAEFPEDIINSRLDHAVAVLENLLKPVDESLDHYKKQQLRELAMLNGTLREESPSMSPSMSPSMSPFNSNGMKRAKTGR, from the exons ATGGGAGAGAGGATCCCATCTGGGAACGGAAATGGGAATGGGAATGGAAGTTATTTTCAGTTCCCTCCTCCCGGTCCTTCTCCTGTCCGGTCTTCCGATCATCGTGAAAG ATTTTTGGCTGAATTATTGGCGGAGAGGCAGAAATTGGGACCCTTTTTGCAAGTTCTCCCACAATGTACCAGGCTCTTGACTCAAG AAATCAGACGGATATCCGGATGTAATCAAGGTTTTCCGGAACATGAAAGATTTGAGCAAGACAGTCCATTCAGGCCATTAGGTCAACATCCAAATAGTAGGCCAATGGATATGGAGGGATGGCCTGCTGTACCTAGAGAG TTCTACATGCAGGACAATGGAAATATCCAAAGAATGGGACCATTTCAAGCACCACCAGTGGGTTGGCATGGGGCACAAGGAATTCCGACGACTCCTGTAGTGAAGAGAGTTATCAGGCTTGACGTCCCTGTTGACAAATATCCAAAT TATAATTTTGTTGGTCGGATTCTGGGACCTCGCGGGAACTCATTAAAAAGAGTGGAAGCGATGACAAAGTGTAGGGTTTACATCAGAGGCTGCGGCTCTGTGAAGGATTCTATTAAG gaAGAGAAGCTTAAAGATAAACCCGGGTATGAGCACCTTAACGAGCCATTGCACTTGTTGGTGGAGGCAGAGTTTCCCGAGGATATAATCAATTCACGCTTGGACCATGCTGTTGCAGTACTAGAAAATCTTTTGAAGCCCGTG GATGAATCACTTGATCACTATAAGAAGCAGCAATTGCGGGAGCTAGCTATGCTTAATGGTACTCTGAGGGAAGAAAGTCCCAGTATGAGCCCGAGTATGAGTCCGAGTATGTCACCTTTCAATAGTAATGGAATGAAACGTGCCAAGACAGGAAGATGA